The Salvia miltiorrhiza cultivar Shanhuang (shh) chromosome 1, IMPLAD_Smil_shh, whole genome shotgun sequence genome has a window encoding:
- the LOC130995797 gene encoding fatty acyl-CoA reductase 2, chloroplastic-like codes for MLVSAAAAAAGCSFFYPPTPIKPNCVGISFTKANVHIHPKINGFSSQSDKRNSYFSRRCNPPPSEVAAAVEVHGGIGILDFFAGVNIFVTGATGLLGKVVVEKILRSTSVGKVYLLIKAKDKEAAFDRLNCEILNSELFACLKEKYGNSFGAFVKAKVIAVVGDICEPKLGMDYESIEAIRKDVNVIIHSAACTTFNERYDLIVDTNVIAPQRLMRFAKTCNKLQLFTHISTAYVTERREGVILEEPLMMGGEDGKLDVADEISLILKSSINTIDATNFFKKLGQHRSEMLGWSTTYQLSKAMGEMCVNEIRGDVPLLIIRPASISSCYSEPIPGWIQGMRVMDPVIVSYGKGMIPALYADPHVPFDIIPVDLVANMTIAAIAKHGNTHATMAQPTIYHAASSLQNPLTFFDAFEYLYEYFKEAPLIEGANISRVKFFDDFEEFSKCLRGEIMRHYGANGDRKMVRQCNAKATYVEQLCKMYEFAGFLKPRYHTSNTQKLIEQMSKEEQLNFQVDIRNINWKKYLQEIHVPGLRKYVTN; via the exons atgttggtaagtgcagcagcagcagcagctggtTGCTCATTCTTCTACCCTCCAACTCCAATCAAACCTAATTGTGTGGGAATATCCTTTACCAAAGCAAACGTGCACATTCATCCTAAAATTAATGGTTTTAGTAGCCAAAGTGACAAAAGAAATTCATACTTCTCTCGCCGCTGCAATCCGCCGCCATCGGAAGTAGCCGCGGCGGTTGAGGTGCACGGAGGAATAGGGATACTTGATTTTTTTGCAGGGGTAAACATTTTTGTGACTGGTGCAACCGGCCTCCTTGGAAAAG TTGTTGTGGAAAAGATATTAAGATCAACTTCAGTGGGAAAAGTGTACTTGCTAATAAAGGCAAAAGACAAAGAAGCTGCATTTGATAGATTAAACTGCGAG ATATTAAACTCGGAATTGTTCGCGtgtttgaaagaaaaatatgggAATTCATTTGGAGCCTTTGTAAAGGCGAAAGTAATAGCTGTGGTGGGAGATATCTGTGAACCAAAGCTGGGAATGGATTATGAAAGTATTGAAGCAATTAGAAAAGATGTAAATGTTATAATCCACTCTGCTGCTTGCACAACCTTTAATGAGAG gtaTGACTTGATAGTTGATACTAATGTGATTGCGCCTCAACGATTGATGAGGTTTGCCAAGACTTGCAACAAACTCCAACTCTTCACACATATATCCACGG CATATGTTACTGAGAGAAGAGAAGGTGTAATACTGGAAGAGCCATTGATGATGGGAGGAGAAGATGGTAAACTTGATGTAGCTGATGAGATCAGCTTGATTCTCAAATCATCCATAAACACCATTGATGCcaccaattttttcaaaaaGCTTGGCCAACACAg AAGTGAAATGTTGGGATGGAGTACTACATATCAACTAAGTAAGGCTATGGGTGAAATGTGTGTGAATGAAATTAGAGGAGATGTTCCTCTTCTTATAATTAGGCCAGCTTCTATTTCAAGCTGCTACAGTGAACCCATCCCTGGTTGGATACAAGGAATGAG GGTGATGGACCCAGTGATCGTTTCTTATGGAAAAGGAATGATCCCAGCTCTTTACGCAGATCCTCATGTCCCTTTTGATATT ATACCAGTAGATTTGGTAGCAAATATGACGATTGCAGCTATTGCAAAGCATGGAAATACACACGCGACAATGGCACAACCCACAATCTACCATGCTGCATCTAGTCTTCAAAACCCCTTAACATTCTTCGACGCTTTCGAATATCTATATGAATACTTTAAAGAGGCACCTTTAATTGAAGGAGCAAATATATCAAGAGTCAAATTTTTCGACGATTTTGAGGAATTCTCCAAATGTTTAAGAGGGGAAATTATGCGACATTATGGTGCAAATGGAGATAGAAAAATGGTGCGACAGTGCAATGCCAAAGCTACATATGTTGAACAACTCTGTAAGATGTATGAATTCGCCGGATTCCTCAAACCAAG GTACCATACAAGTAACACTCAGAAATTgattgaacaaatgtcaaaaGAGGAGCAACTTAATTTTCAAGTGGATATAAGAAATATCAATTGGAAAAAGTATCTTCAAGAAATTCATGTTCCAGGACTGAGAAAGTATGTAACTAATTAG